From a single Raphanus sativus cultivar WK10039 chromosome 3, ASM80110v3, whole genome shotgun sequence genomic region:
- the LOC108846978 gene encoding 40S ribosomal protein S4-1 codes for MARGLKKHLKRLNAPKHWMLDKLGGAFAPKPSSGPHKSRECLPLVLIIRNRLKYALTYREVISILMQRHIQVDGKVRTDKTYPAGFMDVVSIPKTNENFRLLYDTKGRFRLHSIRDEEAKFKLCKVRTISLGQKGIPYLNTYDGRTIRYPDPLIKPNDTIKLDLEENKVVEFIKFDVGNVVMVTGGRNRGRVGVIKNREKHKGSFETIHIQDSTGHEFATRLGNVFTLGKGTKPWVSLPKGKGIKLTIIEEARKRLSAQQAA; via the exons ATG GCAAGAGGATTGAAGAAGCATCTGAAGAGGCTCAATGCTCCCAAGCATTGGATGCTTGACAAACTTGGTGGCGCCTTC GCCCCCAAGCCGTCTTCTGGACCTCACAAGTCGAGGGAGTGTCTTCCCCTTGTCCTGATCATCAGGAACAGGTTGAAGTACGCTTTGACATACCGTGAAGTCATCTCCATCCTGATGCAAAGGCATATCCAAGTCGATGGTAAAGTCAGGACTGACAAGACATACCCTGCTGGCTTCATGG ATGTTGTATCCATCCCCAAGACGAATGAGAACTTCCGTCTTCTGTATGACACCAAGGGACGTTTCCGTCTCCACTCCATCAGGGACGAGGAAGCTAAG TTCAAGCTTTGCAAGGTTAGGACTATCAGTTTGGGGCAGAAGGGGATCCCTTACCTCAACACTTACGATGGCCGCACCATCCGTTACCCCGACCCGCTCATCAAGCCGAACGACACCATCAAGCTAGACCTGGAGGAGAACAAGGTTGTGGAGTTCATCAAGTTCGACGTGGGCAACGTTGTGATGGTGACTGGGGGTAGAAACAGAGGGCGTGTGGGTGTGATCAAGAACCGTGAGAAGCACAAGGGAAGCTTTGAGACGATTCACATTCAAGACTCGACTGGGCATGAGTTTGCAACGAGGTTGGGCAATGTGTTTACTCTCGGGAAAGGGACAAAGCCGTGGGTGTCTCTTCCCAAGGGTAAAGGTATCAAGCTTACCATCATTGAGGAAGCTAGAAAAAGGCTTTCTGCTCAACAAGCTgcttaa
- the LOC108846976 gene encoding aspartyl protease AED3, translated as MTTLVIFLQLLFIIPIALGSNHPNCDLTNNQDQGSTLRIFHIDSPCSPFKSSSPLSWEARVLKTLAQDQARLQYLTSLIAGRSVVPVASGRQMLQSATYIVKAKIGTPAQTLLLAMDTSSDVAWLPCSGCVGCPSTTAFSPAKSTTFKNVSCNAPQCKQVPNPTCGSSACAFNLTYGSSSIAANLSQDTIRLAADPIEAFTFGCVNKVAGGGTIPPPQGLLGLGRGPLSLMTQAQSLYQSTFSYCLPSFRSLAFSGSLRLGPTSQPLRLKYTPLLRNPRRSSLYYVNLVAIRVGNKVLDLPQEAIAFNPTTGAGTIFDSGTVYTRLAKPVYEAVRDEFRRRVKPRNAVVTSLGGFDTCYSGQVTVPAITFMLKGVNMTMPADNLMLHSTAGSTSCLAIAVAPENVNSVVNVIASMQQQNHRVLIDVPNGRIGLARELCS; from the exons ATGACCACTCTAGTTATATTCCTTCAGCttcttttcataatcccaaTAGCCCTTGGGTCAAACCACCCTAACTGTGACCTCACCAACAATCAAGACCAAGGCTCCACCCTAAGAATCTTCCACATAGATAGCCCTTGCTCACCATTCAAATCATCCTCCCCACTCTCATGGGAAGCACGTGTACTAAAGACACTGGCTCAAGACCAGGCCCGTCTCCAGTACTTGACCAGTCTCATCGCCGGGAGATCTGTGGTTCCCGTCGCCTCAGGGCGTCAAATGTTGCAGAGCGCAACGTACATTGTCAAGGCTAAGATCGGTACTCCGGCTCAGACCCTACTCTTAGCCATGGACACGAGCAGTGACGTGGCTTGGTTACCTTGCTCTGGCTGCGTTGGCTGTCCTTCAACCACCGCCTTTTCTCCAGCCAAGTCCACCACTTTCAAGAACGTCAGTTGCAACGCTCCTCAGTGTAAGCAG GTACCTAACCCCACATGCGGATCAAGCGCGTGCGCTTTCAACCTCACATACGGAAGCTCTTCCATCGCCGCTAACCTCTCTCAGGACACGATCCGCCTCGCCGCCGATCCGATCGAGGCCTTCACCTTTGGATGCGTCAACAAGGTCGCCGGTGGAGGAACCATCCCTCCGCCACAAGGCTTGCTGGGCCTGGGAAGAGGCCCATTATCACTCATGACACAAGCTCAGTCTCTTTATCAGTCCACCTTCTCATACTGTTTACCGAGTTTCAGGTCCCTCGCTTTCTCTGGTTCGTTGAGACTCGGCCCCACTTCTCAGCCCCTGCGCTTGAAGTACACGCCACTCTTGAGAAACCCAAGAAGGTCCTCTTTGTATTACGTCAACCTCGTTGCCATACGTGTTGGCAATAAAGTCCTCGACTTACCTCAGGAAGCTATTGCTTTTAACCCCACCACCGGCGCTGGAACCATCTTTGACTCcg GGACCGTGTACACGCGGTTGGCTAAGCCGGTTTACGAGGCGGTGAGGGACGAGTTCAGGAGGCGCGTGAAGCCACGTAACGCTGTAGTGACGTCACTCGGAGGATTCGACACATGCTACTCAGGGCAAGTAACGGTGCCGGCGATAACATTCATGTTGAAGGGAGTAAACATGACGATGCCAGCGGATAACCTGATGCTACACAGCACCGCCGGGAGCACGTCTTGCCTCGCCATTGCTGTGGCGCCGGAAAACGTGAACTCTGTGGTCAACGTGATCGCAAGCATGCAGCAGCAGAACCACCGTGTCTTGATCGATGTTCCCAATGGACGGATCGGGTTGGCACGTGAATTATGCTCTTAA
- the LOC108847023 gene encoding cytosolic sulfotransferase 15, translating to MATSSIKSVPLMAIPSFSICHKHELLKEEVKGRDRRRQEEEEGLSDEFLDMLDSLPKERGWRTRHLYQFQGFWCQAKEIHAIMSFQKHFKPLPKDVILATIPKSGTTWLKALTYTILNRHRFDPVVSDHPLLASNPHDLVPFLEYKLYANGEVPDLSGLATPRTFATHVPFGSLKGSIEEPGAKVVYLCRNPFDTFISSWHFSNSVKSESVSPVSLEEGFDLYCRGVIGFGPFWEHMLGYWRESLKRPEKVLFLKYEDLKEDIESNLKKLASFLGVSFSEEEERKGVVKEIADLCSFESLKKLEVNKSNKSIKNFENRHLFRKGEVSDWRNYLSPVQVERLSALVDEKLGGSGLRFRYC from the coding sequence ATGGCGACCTCAAGCATCAAGAGTGTTCCACTAATGGCGATCCCAAGTTTCTCCATTTGCCACAAGCACGAGCTCCTCAAGGAAGAAGTCAAAGGCCGAGACCGGAGacgccaagaagaagaagaagggctAAGCGACGAGTTCTTGGACATGTTGGACTCTCTTCCTAAGGAGAGAGGTTGGAGAACTCGTCACCTTTACCAGTTCCAAGGCTTCTGGTGCCAAGCCAAGGAGATTCATGCCATCATGTCCTTCCAGAAACATTTCAAGCCTCTCCCAAAAGATGTGATCCTCGCAACCATACCAAAGTCCGGTACAACGTGGTTAAAAGCTTTAACTTATACCATCCTTAACCGACACCGGTTTGATCCGGTGGTTTCTGACCACCCTCTCCTCGCATCAAACCCTCATGACCTCGTACCTTTCTTGGAGTACAAGCTTTACGCAAACGGAGAAGTTCCAGACCTCTCCGGTCTCGCCACTCCAAGAACGTTCGCAACGCACGTCCCGTTCGGTTCTCTCAAGGGCTCCATCGAGGAACCGGGAGCGAAGGTTGTGTACTTGTGTCGGAACCCGTTCGACACGTTCATCTCCTCGTGGCATTTCAGCAACAGCGTGAAGTCGGAGTCGGTGAGTCCTGTCTCGTTGGAAGAAGGGTTTGATCTGTACTGCAGGGGAGTGATCGGGTTCGGACCGTTTTGGGAACATATGTTGGGGTATTGGAGAGAGAGCTTGAAGAGACCGGAGAAAGTCTTGTTCTTAAAATACGAAGATCTGAAAGAAGACATTGAGTCTAACTTGAAGAAGCTTGCGAGTTTCCTGGGCGTTTCTTTCAGTgaagaagaggaaagaaagGGTGTTGTGAAGGAGATAGCGGATCTGTGTAGCTTCGAGAGTCTAAAGAAGCTGGAGGTGAACAAGTCAAACAAGTCGATCAAGAACTTTGAGAATAGGCACTTGTTTAGGAAGGGAGAAGTTAGTGACTGGAGAAACTATCTGTCGCCTGTACAAGTGGAGAGATTGTCAGCCTTGGTTGATGAAAAGTTGGGTGGGTCTGGTCTCAGGTTCAGATACTGCTGA
- the LOC108846426 gene encoding 26S proteasome non-ATPase regulatory subunit 7 homolog A: MDAINTQQISSARKIEKVVVHPLVLRNIVDNHNRMAGASGKRVVGVLLGSSSRGIVGVTNSYAVPFEEDDKDPSIWSFDSDHHEYMLRMFKGLNDNEDVVGWYSTCPKLRKNDLAVHASIFRSCGYVLNPVVLVTIDVQPQPLGIPTKAYFAVKEAFVPLSTEIAPPEVDHIGGSVLVTEMTPGGDNGLVDFLEDYYMYVKNSVRISVSGYDTSLDAVDLVGYLEKHFESCGSVEDIMVPRHPVTNAIISSSTTVVLRGEGAADKALALNGSDVGGWRVSVTILPPELDEMSSEMTAREFALG, translated from the exons ATGGATGCCATAAACACGCAGCAGATATCATCAGCAAGGAAGATCGAGAAGGTGGTCGTTCATCCACTCGTCTTGCGTAATATCGTCGACAATCACAACCGCATGGCTGGGGCCTCGGGAAAGCGTGTTGTCGGTGTTCTTCTCGGCAGTAGCTCCCGTGGTATCGTTGGTGTCACCAACAGCTACGCAG TGCCCTTCGAGGAGGATGACAAAGACCCAAGTATCTGGTCTTTTGATTCCGACCACCATGAGTACATGTTGCGCATGTTCAAGGGCCTTAACG ACAACGAAGATGTGGTTGGTTGGTACAGCACATGCCCTAAACTCAGAAAGAATGATTTGGCTGTTCACGCTTCTATCTTTAGGAG CTGCGGCTATGTTCTCAATCCAGTTGTGTTGGTCACTATTGACGTCCAGCCTCAACCACTTGGAATTCCCACAAAAGCTTACTTTGCAGTGAAGGAAGCCTTCGTCCCTCTGTCTACAGAAATTGCCCCTCCTGAAGTTGATCATATAG GCGGGAGTGTCCTGGTGACTGAGATGACTCCGGGTGGTGATAATGGCTTGGTGGATTTTTTGGAAGATTACTACATGTATGTCAAAAACAG TGTTAGGATTAGCGTTTCAGGATATGACACTTCGCTTGATGCTGTTGATCTTGTTGGATATTTGGAGAAGCACTTTGAGTCATGTGGTTCTGTGGAGGACATTATGGTGCCGAGACACCCGGTAACCAATGCGATTATCAGCAG TTCTACTACCGTGGTTCTCCGCGGAGAAGGTGCAGCAGATAAGGCGTTGGCTCTCAACGGAAGTGACGTTGGAGGATGGAGAGTGTCTGTCACCATTTTACCACCCGAGCTGGATGAGATGAGCTCTGAGATGACTGCCCGCGAGTTTGCTCTTGGTTAA
- the LOC108846957 gene encoding fasciclin-like arabinogalactan protein 21 — protein MGCCSLDCFVYFVLSIALAFMAVSTTLPSPPDSNITKPNRPITHHHHHPLSLNASKALHQSNFKAITTLLHIYPEIFLSSFSSSSSPKTTLFAIDDSSLLNTSSLPPLFLKQLLQYHTLPQRLSMKDLLEKPQGTCLLPTLLRHHSVQISTVDKESRTAEVNHVMISHPDMFLGDSLVIHGVLGTFSPLQPHMDHIPHSSLCQSDTNKTVTEEGEAVPVKIDWTRIIQLLSSNGYVPFAIVLHSVLNMIIADQHKNLTGGVTILATPSLVSLSSVSPLLYEVMRRHILAQRLTNKELASMPDKALLKTLDPYQDLIITRRSVVNSSSQCLMMISGVEIVAPDMFSSSNFVIHGISHTLDIPRA, from the coding sequence ATGGGTTGTTGTTCATTGGATTGCTTTGTCTACTTCGTCCTCTCTATTGCCTTAGCTTTCATGGCCGTCTCCACCACTCTCCCTTCACCTCCAGATTCCAACATCACAAAACCTAACAGACCCAtcactcatcatcatcatcatcctctctCTTTAAACGCCTCAAAAGCTTTACACCAATCAAACTTCAAAGCAATCACCACTCTCCTCCACATCTACCCTGAGATCttcctctcttctttttcttcttcttcttctccaaagaCCACCCTCTTTGCTATTGACGACTCTTCCTTGCTCAATACGTCatctcttcctcctctgtttCTGAAACAGCTTCTTCAGTATCACACGCTCCCTCAAAGGCTTTCGATGAAGGACCTCCTAGAGAAGCCTCAAGGAACCTGTCTCCTCCCAACTCTTCTCCGTCACCATAGCGTTCAAATATCCACCGTCGATAAAGAATCAAGAACAGCAGAAGTGAATCATGTCATGATCTCACATCCGGACATGTTTCTTGGAGATTCATTGGTTATTCACGGAGTTCTTGGAACCTTCTCTCCTCTGCAGCCTCACATGGATCATATCCCTCATTCATCTTTATGTCAATCTGATACAAACAAAACCGTTACAGAAGAAGGAGAAGCCGTCCCGGTTAAGATAGATTGGACTCGGATCATTCAGCTGCTAAGTTCAAACGGGTATGTGCCATTTGCAATCGTACTGCACTCTGTTCTCAACATGATCATCGCAGATCAACACAAGAACTTGACGGGAGGAGTAACGATTCTAGCCACACCGAGTCTGGTCTCACTGTCATCTGTTTCTCCGTTGCTCTATGAAGTCATGAGACGTCACATTCTTGCTCAACGGCTAACCAACAAAGAACTCGCTTCAATGCCTGATAAAGCCTTACTCAAGACACTGGATCCTTATCAAGATCTCATAATCACCAGAAGAAGTGTAGTTAACTCATCGTCACAGTGTTTGATGATGATCTCTGGAGTTGAGATTGTAGCTCCAGATATGTTCTCTTCTTCCAACTTTGTAATCCATGGGATATCACACACCCTAGACATCCCACgtgcatag